Proteins encoded together in one Candidatus Neomarinimicrobiota bacterium window:
- a CDS encoding OmpA family protein: PNVMLILNDSARVMTDSVGQFVFPKAPLGDLHLNVDESSLPSYGSLFSPDTSVDSTGLSHNIWNLTVFSGDSVNQDIPLQKLELFSVLSKQSTLEMRTEMLTEEFRLLVYKPWSLLIRIGFRSGSATLQSEIFNELRNIGDLMKWQTQINLDINGHTDNQPVSAGSGFKDNQELSESRAMAIRTYLMQTMGISGDRIRAFGHGDTLAMVGNNTPEGRALNRRVELVFYNAAEEDSDYDQLEFMYNIDYSGEISVSNIRFHQELPLGFVYKTGTATLDSTFIEPIAHGVQSDVWSFDDWNAETHTAFDMSMEPDDFDLIQNTGLVSAYLDLVDSDGNIIVTDTLETQISTLVEELSFNMILEGTQFDVGSADLKPSAYPSLQKMGKFLAWQPDITVVIEGFTDSRGSLEFNMLLSEWRAVSVKNYLVENYSVNPDNIFTHGLGPHYPVGDNETWLGRAENRRVEVLVNAEVGEAALLELDVIKESLKRIITIPIDPLESMTPDSALSIPGGQASTLLFNMSYPAYAGADSMAITLVLPNDLEYVDVAGTLKTWGHLLYERSVETIPSIQIFAPDGVVGERELFLNVMLFKDEVPLSSNIERVLKVNIEEPGQRVVNIEEPAAPVVNIEDQDEPNINVDEKNVLEVKSEEPDGLPDMLKENIEEPDVSDE, from the coding sequence AAGCAGCCTACCATCCTATGGATCCCTTTTTAGCCCGGATACTTCAGTTGATTCTACTGGTTTATCCCACAACATTTGGAATTTAACCGTTTTCTCTGGTGATAGTGTCAACCAGGATATTCCATTACAGAAATTAGAACTTTTCAGTGTTCTCAGTAAACAGTCCACCCTTGAGATGAGAACTGAGATGCTCACAGAAGAATTTAGATTACTGGTTTACAAACCTTGGTCTCTGCTCATTCGCATTGGATTCAGATCTGGTTCAGCCACCCTCCAAAGTGAGATCTTTAATGAACTGAGGAATATTGGCGACCTTATGAAGTGGCAGACCCAGATCAATCTTGATATCAATGGTCATACTGATAACCAGCCGGTTTCAGCCGGTAGCGGTTTTAAAGACAACCAGGAGCTTTCAGAATCAAGGGCCATGGCCATTCGTACCTACCTGATGCAGACCATGGGTATCAGTGGCGACCGTATCCGTGCTTTTGGTCATGGTGACACCTTAGCCATGGTTGGTAACAATACTCCTGAAGGTCGTGCTTTGAACCGCCGGGTTGAGCTGGTCTTTTATAACGCAGCTGAAGAAGATTCTGATTATGATCAGCTTGAGTTCATGTATAATATCGATTATTCCGGTGAGATCTCAGTCAGTAACATACGCTTTCATCAGGAACTGCCATTGGGATTTGTCTACAAGACTGGCACAGCAACCCTTGATTCCACCTTTATTGAACCGATTGCACATGGCGTCCAGTCAGATGTTTGGAGCTTTGATGACTGGAATGCTGAAACCCATACTGCCTTTGATATGTCCATGGAGCCAGATGATTTTGATCTGATCCAGAATACTGGTCTGGTCTCAGCTTATCTTGACCTGGTTGATTCAGATGGAAACATCATCGTAACAGACACGCTTGAGACCCAAATTTCCACCCTGGTTGAGGAACTCTCTTTCAATATGATCCTTGAAGGCACCCAGTTTGATGTGGGTTCTGCTGATCTGAAACCATCCGCCTATCCAAGCTTGCAGAAAATGGGTAAATTCCTGGCCTGGCAACCTGATATTACAGTAGTCATTGAAGGTTTTACCGATAGTCGTGGCAGTCTTGAATTCAATATGCTGCTCTCTGAATGGCGGGCAGTCAGTGTGAAAAACTATCTGGTTGAGAACTATAGCGTGAATCCTGATAACATTTTTACCCACGGTCTCGGTCCTCACTATCCTGTGGGTGATAATGAAACCTGGCTTGGCAGAGCAGAGAATCGCCGCGTAGAAGTTTTAGTGAATGCTGAAGTTGGCGAAGCTGCCCTCCTGGAACTGGATGTGATCAAGGAATCCTTAAAACGGATCATTACCATTCCCATTGATCCATTAGAGAGCATGACTCCTGATTCAGCCCTCTCGATCCCCGGCGGACAAGCCTCTACCCTGCTATTTAACATGAGCTACCCAGCCTACGCTGGAGCTGACTCCATGGCAATTACCCTGGTGCTGCCCAATGATCTGGAGTATGTTGATGTAGCCGGTACCCTCAAGACCTGGGGCCATTTACTCTATGAGCGGTCCGTGGAAACAATACCTTCGATTCAGATCTTTGCGCCTGATGGGGTAGTGGGTGAGCGAGAACTATTCCTGAACGTAATGCTCTTCAAGGATGAAGTGCCCTTATCCAGTAATATTGAGCGAGTCCTGAAAGTAAATATCGAAGAACCGGGCCAGCGAGTTGTGAATATTGAAGAGCCAGCTGCACCAGTTGTGAATATTGAAGACCAGGATGAGCCAAACATAAATGTCGACGAAAAGAATGTGCTCGAAGTGAAATCCGAAGAACCTGATGGGTTACCTGATATGTTGAAAGAAAATATTGAAGAACCGGATGTGTCAGATGAATAG